A single region of the Leclercia sp. AS011 genome encodes:
- a CDS encoding manganese catalase family protein, which translates to MFRHVKQLQYTVRVAEPNPGLANLLLEQFGGPQGELAAACRYFTQGLGDDDPGRREMLMDIATEELSHLEIIGTLVGMLNKGAKGELAEGTEQEAELYRSLTQNGNDSHVTSLLYGGGPALTNSGGVPWTAAYVDTIGEVTADLRSNIAAEARAKIIYERLINVTDDVGVKDTLAFLMTREVAHQLSFEKALQSIRNNFPPGKLPPIEQYSTTYYNMSAGDDLRGSWNSDENFEYVADPQPAVDGGDGGAQVTLSKEQAALLKAMAKRTESDPDVNPLTGAELGAGKKKP; encoded by the coding sequence ATGTTTCGACACGTAAAACAGTTGCAGTACACCGTCCGCGTTGCCGAGCCGAATCCTGGCCTGGCGAACCTGCTTCTCGAACAGTTTGGTGGCCCTCAGGGCGAACTGGCTGCCGCCTGTCGTTACTTCACTCAGGGTCTGGGTGATGACGATCCGGGCCGCAGAGAGATGCTGATGGATATCGCTACCGAAGAGCTGAGCCACCTCGAAATTATCGGGACGCTGGTCGGTATGCTGAATAAAGGTGCCAAAGGCGAGCTGGCAGAAGGCACCGAACAGGAAGCGGAGCTCTACCGCTCCCTGACGCAAAACGGTAACGACAGCCATGTCACCTCCCTGCTGTACGGCGGTGGGCCAGCGCTCACTAACTCCGGCGGCGTGCCGTGGACGGCGGCCTATGTCGACACCATTGGGGAAGTTACCGCCGACCTGCGTTCAAATATCGCGGCGGAAGCGCGCGCTAAAATCATCTATGAACGTCTGATCAACGTCACCGACGATGTCGGGGTAAAAGATACCCTCGCGTTTCTGATGACCCGTGAGGTCGCGCACCAGCTCTCATTTGAGAAGGCGCTGCAGTCGATTCGCAATAATTTCCCACCGGGAAAACTGCCGCCTATCGAACAATATTCAACCACCTACTACAATATGTCTGCGGGTGACGATCTTCGCGGCAGCTGGAACAGCGACGAAAACTTTGAGTACGTCGCCGATCCACAACCTGCCGTTGACGGTGGCGACGGTGGCGCTCAGGTCACGCTGTCAAAAGAGCAGGCCGCTCTGCTGAAAGCGATGGCGAAACGCACCGAGTCCGATCCAGATGTCAATCCGTTGACGGGCGCGGAGCTGGGGGCCGGTAAGAAAAAACCGTAA